A single genomic interval of Labrus bergylta chromosome 18, fLabBer1.1, whole genome shotgun sequence harbors:
- the LOC110002660 gene encoding interferon-inducible GTPase 5-like, with protein MGNQSGRQQIDRKIKEALEKNDQDLARAKIQKYLDKEQNVPLNIAVTGESGSGKSSFVNAIRGIDNKDEKAAPTGCVETTMEVKPYPHPNYPNVTFWDLPGIGTNNYPAAEYLKKVEFKKFDFFIIISADRFKENDLKLAKEIQKMEKKFYFVRSKIDDNIRNEKRSQKEFNEERTLTQIRENCIQGLQDLRLQSPQVFLVSSFDLTLYDFPLLVETLKEELPELKKEAFLLAMPNISLDMIKKKKKAFQAKVKYFATLSAAVGAVPVPGVSVAVDIALLVGVVTTYVLGFGLDIPSLKRMANYSGVPYEELKEVIMSPLIATELTSQLLLRLLVQFGSLAALLAAEEGFRFIPILGIPAAACLSFAFTYSSLNMILDMIADDAEKVFTRVHLNTTG; from the exons ATGGGGAATCAATCTGGTCGTCAACAAATAGATAGAAAAATTAAAGAAGCTCTGGAGAAAAATGATCAAGACTTAGCTCGTGCAAAGATTCAGAAGTATTTGGATAAGGAGCAAAACGTTCCTCTAAATATTGCTGTCACAGGAGAGTCTGGCTCTGGTAAATCCTCCTTTGTTAATGCCATTAGAGGTATAGACAACAAGGATGAGAAAGCTGCTCCTACTGGTTGTGTAGAAACCACCATGGAGGTCAAACCGTACCCCCATCCAAACTATCCCAATGTGACATTCTGGGATCTTCCTGGTATCGGCACCAACAATTATCCTGCTGCTGAGTACCTGAAGAAggttgaatttaaaaagtttgacttcttcatcatcatctcagcTGATCGCTTCAAAGAAAATGATCTGAAGCTGGCTAAGGAGATtcaaaagatggagaagaagttCTACTTTGTTCGCTCAAAGATTGATGATAACATACGTAATGAGAAAAGAAGTCAGAAAGAGTTCAATGAAGAAAGGACCCTGACACAAATCAGGGAAAACTGCATTCAGG GTCTTCAGGATCTACGTCTCCAGTCTCCTCAGGTCTTCTTGGTGTCCAGCTTTGACCTGACACTGTATGATTTCCCTCTGTTAGTGGAGACACTGAAGGAAGAACTTCCTGAACTCAAGAAGGAAGCCTTTCTGCTTGCCATGCCCAATATCAGTCTGGACatgatcaaaaaaaagaaaaaggctttcCAAGCAAAGGTCAAATACTTTGCTACTCTATCTGCAGCTGTAGGAGCTGTGCCAGTTCCGGGGGTTTCTGTTGCTGTTGATATAGCCTTGCTGGTCGGTGTTGTCACAACATATGTTTTGGGGTTTGGTCTTGACATCCCATCACTGAAGAGAATGGCAAACTACTCAGGTGTTCCTTATGAGGAATTGAAGGAAGTCATCATGTCACCTCTGATAGCAACAGAATTAACTTCTCAACTTTTACTGAGGTTGTTGGTTCAATTCGGCAGTTTAGCTGCATTACTGGCAGCAGAGGAAGGGTTCAGATTCATTCCAATACTTGGAATCCCAGCAGCAGCGTGCCTCTCTTTTGCCTTTACCTACAGCAGTCTTAACATGATCCTCGACATGATTGCTGACGATGCAGAGAAAGTATTTACCAGGGTCCACTTGAACACCACAGGGTGA